A single region of the Salvia miltiorrhiza cultivar Shanhuang (shh) chromosome 8, IMPLAD_Smil_shh, whole genome shotgun sequence genome encodes:
- the LOC131000360 gene encoding probable glutamyl endopeptidase, chloroplastic: MRLHKVYHRFSLFHSPKQPLIISHSPHSLSLKSPDRPPLQLIKPFSSTSPAAGRATAMRLRNIAPLHAAEGDVGSNGAAPAASAAADSQDSSLGNGYRLPPPEIQNIVDAPPLPTISFSPHRDKILFLKRRSLPPLAELARPEEKLAGVRIDGKCNSRSRMSYYTGIGIYQLLNDGTLGPEKEVNGLPSGAKINFISWSNDGSHLAFSVRTDEEDGSSSKLRLWVAEIETGKARPLFQTPDIFLNAVFDNFVWVNNLTLLVCTIPLSRGDPPKKPLVPPGPKIQSNEQKDIIQARTHQDLLKDEYDELLFDYYASSQLVLVSLDGTAKAVGPPAIYTSLDPSPDEKYIMICSMHRPYSFIVPCGRFPRKVDLWTADGKFIREICDLPLAEDIPITHNSTRRGKRSIQWRADKPSTLVWVETQDGGDAKLDVSPRDIVYTEPAEPLENDEPVVLHKLDFRYGGISWCDDSLALVYESWYKTRKIRTWVISPGREDATPRILFDRSSEDVYSDPGSPMLRRTHSGTYVIAKIKKEGDEGTYVLLNGSGATPQGNVPFVDLFDINTGNKERIWESDKEKYYETVVALMSDQDEGEIPLNRLKVLTSKESKTENTQYYMLSWPEKKACQITNFPHPYPQLSSLKKEMIRYERKDGVQLTATLYLPPDYDPARDGPLPCLMWSYPGEFKSKDAAGQVRGSPNEFAGIGSTSPLLWLARRFAILSGPTIPIIGEGNEEANDSYVEQLVTSAEAAVEEVIRRGVAHPNKIAVGGHSYGAFMTANLLAHAPHLFCCGIARSGAYNRTLTPFGFQNEDRTLWEAVSTYVEMSPFISANKIKKPILLIHGEEDNNSGTLTMQSDRFFNALKGHGALCRLVILPFESHGYSARESVMHVLWETDRWLQSYCVANATEAPDAPEEKASKDTSDAEIKAVGAAGGVAEQPEPDQEPDRIHIICKSSL; this comes from the exons ATGCGCCTTCACAAAGTCTACCACCGCTTCTCTCTCTTCCATTCCCCCAAACAGCCCCTCATCATCTCCCACTccccccactctctctctctaaaatcccCCGACCGTCCTCCATTACAGTTGATCAAGCCTTTTTCGTCAACTTCGCCAGCTGCGGGTAGAGCGACGGCGATGAGACTCCGCAACATCGCCCCTCTCCACGCCGCCGAGGGCGACGTCGGCTCCAACGGCGCCGCTCCTGCTGCATCCGCCGCGGCTGACTCTCAAG ACTCATCATTGGGAAATGGATATCGCCTTCCTCCACCAGAGATACAAAATATTGTTGATGCCCCACCCCTTCCAACAATATCATTCTCTCCTCATAGGGATAAAATACTATTCCTCAAGAGAAGATCATTGCCTCCCTTGGCAGAATTGGCAAGACCTGAGGAGAAACTGGCTGGAGTCCGCATTGATGGGAAATGCAATTCTCGGAGTAGAAT GTCATACTATACCGGTATTGGAATCTATCAATTACTGAATGATGGTACCCTGGGTCCTGAAAAAGAAGTAAATGGACTTCCAAGTGGTGCTAAAATTAACTTTATCTCGTG GTCAAATGATGGTAGCCATCTTGCCTTCAGTGTTAGAACCGATGAG GAGGATGGAAGCAGTAGCAAGCTGAGATTATGGGTAGCTGAAATTGAAACTGGAAAAGCTAGACCTCTTTTCCAGACACCAGATATTTTTCTAAATGCAGTTTTTGATAA CTTTGTGTGGGTAAACAACTTGACCCTGTTGGTTTGTACAATTCCTTTGTCTCGGGGAGATCCTCCAAAGAAACCTTTGGTTCCTCCTGGTCCTAAGATCCAATCCAATGAACAGAAGGATATAATACAAGCAAGAACTCATCAAGATCTTCTCAAAGATGAATatgatgaattattatttgattactATGCATCTTCACAGCTTGTTCTGGTATCTCTTGATGGAACAGCAAAGGCAGTAGGACCTCCGGCTATATATACATCATTGGACCCATCACCagatgaaaaatatattatgatttGTTCGATGCACAGGCCATATTCTTTTATTGTACCCTGTGGGAGATTCCCTCGGAAGGTTGATCTATGGACAGCTGATGGAAAATTTATAAGGGAAATTTGTGATTTACCTCTTGCGGAGGATATTCCCATTACACATAATAGTACTCGAAGAGGAAAGCGCTCAATCCAATGGAGAGCAGATAAGCCATCAACACTTGTCTG GGTTGAGACACAGGATGGTGGTGATGCAAAACTCGACGTCTCTCCACGTGATATAGTTTACACAGAACCTGCTGAGCCACTTGAAAATGATGAGCCAGTTGTTTTGCATAAACTTGATTTTCGCTATGG AGGGATCTCTTGGTGTGACGATTCACTTGCACTAGTTTATGAATCTTGGTATAAAACACGGAAGATAAGAACCTGGGTTATTTCACCTGGGCGTGAGGATGCAACTCCACGCATACTCTTTGATAGGTCGTCCGAAGATGTTTATTCAGATCCTGGTTCTCCTATGCTGCGGAGAACACATTCAGGCACTTATGTGATTGCAAAGATAAAAAAGGAAGGCGATGAAGGGACATATGTCCTATTGAATGGAAGTGGTGCCACCCCACAAGGGAATGTACCATTTGTGGATTTATTTGACAT AAATACAGGCAATAAAGAACGGATATGGGAGAGTGACAAGGAAAAATATTACGAGACTGTTGTTGCTCTGATGTCCGATCAGGATGAAGGGGAGATACCTCTTAATCGGTTAAAAGTATTAACCTCTAAAGAATCCAAAACTGAAAACACACAGTATTACATGCTGAGCTGGCCAGAAAAGAAAGCATGCCAGATCACAAATTTCCCACATCCTTACCCTCAGTTGTCTTCACTAAAGAAAGAGATGATTAGGTATGAAAGGAAGGATGGTGTTCAACTCACTGCAACATTATATCTTCCTCCTGATTATGATCCTGCAAGAGATGGACCACTTCCATGTTTAATGTGGTCTTATCCTGGCGAGTTTAAAAGCAAAGATGCAGCTGGTCAAGTGCGTGGTTCTCCGAATGAGTTTGCCGGCATTGGTTCAACATCTCCTCTACTCTGGCTAGCAAGAAG GTTTGCTATCTTATCAGGACCGACAATTCCTATTATTGGAGAGGGTAATGAAGAGGCAAATGATAG CTATGTAGAACAACTTGTTACAAGTGCGGAGGCCGCAGTTGAGGAAGTTATACGCCGGGGA GTGGCTCATCCAAACAAAATTGCTGTCGGTGGTCACTCATATGGGGCTTTCATGACTGCAAATCTCCTTGCTCATGCACCTCATCTGTTCTGTTGTGGAATTGCTCGCTCTGGAGCATATAACAGAACACTTACTCCCTTTGGGTTTCAG AATGAGGATAGGACACTATGGGAGGCTGTCAGCACCTACGTCGAAATGAGCCCATTCATATCAGCTAATAAAATTAAGAAGCCTATTTTACTCATCCATGGAGAAGAAGATAACAATTCAGGAACCCTGACAATGCAG TCAGATCGATTCTTCAATGCATTGAAAGGGCACGGTGCACTTTGTCGCCTCGTTATTCTTCCCTTTGAGAGCCACGGTTATTCAGCACGAGAGAGTGTGATGCACGTTCTCTGGGAAACTGACAGGTGGCTGCAAAGCTACTGTGTGGCTAATGCTACCGAAGCACCTGATGCACCTGAAGAAAAGGCTAGCAAAGACACATCAGATGCAGAAATTAAAGCTGTTGGAGCTGCTGGAGGAGTCGCAGAGCAGCCAGAGCCAGATCAAGAACCCGATAGAATTCACATAATCTGCAAATCTTCATTGTG A
- the LOC131000361 gene encoding uncharacterized protein LOC131000361, with protein sequence MAFCSTRFLLLLILLSAVPVAYIIRLETSEPAAHVYAYSSKSWIRECAKWDDLNRRFIVSFFEGGIGVVPVKADAAVLEEITVVEGAGFGKNSSLGIVIDRPRNRLLVAIADVLGNKYGALAAYDLTTWNRLFHTQLAGPEGKKTFADDVAVDAEGNAYVTDAKGSKLWKVGVNGELLSTIESPLFIQKEWYLNLIGLNGIVYHPNGYLLVVHTLSGKLFKVEIGKGDVVKEVNIIGDSLMFGDGLELVSPTKLAVAGKSVRMVESTDDWESGRIVGKSKALGHRLVTAATVKEGKVYLNHLVGLGYPKRKHVLLEAVFT encoded by the exons ATGGCGTTCTGCTCCACCAGATTCCtgctcctcctcatcctcctctcCGCCGTCCCCGTCGCCTACATCATCCGCCTCGAGACGTCCGAGCCCGCCGCTCACGTCTACGCCTACAGCAGCAAATCGTGGATCCGCGAGTGCGCCAAGTGGGACGATCTCAACCGTCGCTTCATCGTCTCCTTCTTCGAGGGCGGCATCGGGGTGGTACCGGTGAAGGCGGACGCCGCCGTTTTGGAGGAGATTACGGTTGTCGAAGGCGCCGGCTTCGGGAAGAACTCGTCGCTGGGAATCGTGATCGACCGGCCCAGGAATCGGTTGCTGGTGGCAATCGCCGATGTGCTCGGGAACAAGTACGGCGCTCTCGCCGCTTACGATTTGACCACGTGGAACCGCCTCTTTCACACCCAGCTCGCTGGACCAG AGGGCAAGAAAACATTCGCAGATGATGTAGCCGTTGATGCAGAAGGAAATGCTTATGTAACCGATGCAAAGGGAAGCAAGCTTTGGAAGGTTGGTGTGAATGGTGAGCTCCTTTCCACCATCGAGAGCCCACTCTTTATCCAAAAAGAGTGGTACCTCAACTTGATTGGCCTCAACGGAATCGTGTACCATCCAAACGGGTATTTGTTGGTGGTCCATACTCTATCCGGCAAGCTCTTCAAGGTCGAGATAGGCAAGGGAGACGTGGTGAAGGAGGTTAACATCATTGGGGATTCGTTGATGTTTGGAGACGGGTTGGAGCTCGTATCCCCCACAAAGCTCGCGGTTGCTGGGAAATCGGTGAGGATGGTGGAGAGCACGGATGATTGGGAGAGTGGGCGCATTGTAGGGAAGTCGAAGGCTCTTGGTCATCGTTTGGTGACAGCAGCCACGGTGAAGGAGGGTAAGGTTTATTTGAACCACCTTGTTGGTTTAGGGTATCCTAAGAGGAAACATGTGCTTCTTGAGGCTGTTTTTACTTGA
- the LOC131000362 gene encoding protein trichome birefringence-like 6 → MEKQKSFSVKPIKFLVSSFTITFSIIFVIFCFTWVFKSPASVHLGPQNLGVQSSKDFSNTSSDDMLKNSILMEKNYAGGDNSSSSQAAAHVAESEGSLLIANSSSTPFGNDNLFVGGVNVSNSSKPTVDESVEVVDVDEKVEELNGVVVEGVSSEREVRTASDEKEDSSIRSSVVDEGKNKVDCDVTRGHWVFDESYPLYTNVTCPFIDEGFSCESNGRLDKDFMKWRWQPKDCDIPRFNASKMLELIRGKRLVFVGDSLNRNQWESMLCLLMRGVKDPRKVYEARGRKITKDRGNYCFKFEEYKCTVEFYVSHYLVHESKARIGKKKGQTLRIDAIDKGSSRWRGADVLVFNTAHWWNHQKTKAGINYYQEGNQVYPRLDVTTAFKRALLTWASWADKNINPHKTRIFFRSSAPAHFSGGQWDTGGHCREAFRPLNETFTSVYPEKNLIMEEVLRKMKTPVTFLNITRLSDYRPDAHPSIYGRKAINRGVQDCSHWCLPGVPDIWNELLYYHLQSRRKAIL, encoded by the exons ATGGAGAAGCAAAAGAGCTTCTCTGTGAAACCCATCAAATTCTTGGTCTCCTCCTTCACTATTACCTTCTCAATAATCTTCGTCATCTTCTGCTTCACTTGGGTTTTCAAGTCCCCCGCTTCAGTTCATCTCGGCCCCCAAAATCTCGGCGTGCAGAGCTCCAAAGATTTTAGCAACACTTCTTCGGACGATATGCTGAAAAATTCAATCTTGATGGAGAAAAATTACGCGGGCGGTGACAATTCCTCTTCATCTCAAGCTGCTGCCCACGTGGCGGAAAGCGAAGGTAGTTTGCTAATTGCAAATTCTAGCTCGACCCCTTTTGGTAATGATAATCTGTTTGTTGGTGGTGTTAATGTTTCGAATAGTTCTAAACCAACTGTGGATGAATCTGTGGAAGTTGTGGATGTTGATGAAAAGGTTGAAGAATTGAATGGTGTGGTGGTGGAGGGAGTTTCTAGTGAGAGAGAGGTTAGGACAGCATCTGATGAGAAAGAAGATAGTTCAATCAGAAGTAGTGTTGTTGATGAGGGTAAGAACAAAGTGGACTGTGATGTTACAAGAGGGCATTGGGTTTTTGATGAAAGCTACCCTTTGTACACAAATGTTACATGTCCCTTTATAGATGAAGGGTTTAGCTGTGAGAGTAATGGGAGGTTGGACAAGGATTTCATGAAATGGAGGTGGCAGCCTAAAGATTGTGACATTCCTAG GTTCAATGCTAGTAAAATGCTGGAGTTGATCAGAGGAAAAAGGTTGGTGTTTGTTGGTGATTCACTCAATAGGAATCAATGGGAGTCGATGCTTTGTTTGTTGATGCGAGGCGTGAAAGATCCGAGGAAGGTGTATGAGGCTCGAGGGAGGAAGATAACCAAAGACAGGGGGAATTATTGTTTCAAGTTTGAG GAATACAAATGCACGGTTGAGTTTTATGTTTCGCACTATCTAGTCCACGAGAGTAAGGCGAGGATAGGCAAGAAGAAAGGGCAGACGTTGCGCATTGATGCCATTGATAAAGGGTCATCAAGATGGAGAGGAGCTGATGTTCTAGTGTTCAACACTGCACATTGGTGGAATCATCAGAAAACGAAGGCTGG GATTAACTACTACCAAGAAGGCAACCAAGTTTATCCCCGGCTTGATGTCACAACGGCCTTCAAACGAGCTCTACTGACATGGGCATCGTGGGCTGATAAGAACATCAATCCACACAAGACGCGTATATTCTTCAGAAGCTCTGCTCCTGCTCATTTCAG CGGGGGTCAGTGGGACACGGGAGGCCACTGCAGAGAAGCCTTTCGACCCCTAAACGAGACGTTCACCTCTGTCTACCCAGAGAAGAATCTGATCATGGAGGAGGTCTTGAGGAAGATGAAGACGCCCGTTACTTTCCTGAATATAACGCGTTTGTCAGATTACAGACCGGATGCTCATCCGTCTATATATGGAAGAAAAGCTATAAATCGAGGCGTCCAAGATTGCAGCCATTGGTGCTTGCCTGGTGTTCCAGATATCTGGAATGAATTGCTGTACTATCATTTGCAATCAAGAAGAAAGGCCATTTTGTAG